From the genome of Ananas comosus cultivar F153 linkage group 16, ASM154086v1, whole genome shotgun sequence, one region includes:
- the LOC109721892 gene encoding aldehyde dehydrogenase family 2 member C4-like, which yields MANHSKGNSKGSFELPEIKFTKHFINGQFVDSISGKTFETRDPRNGEVIAHIAEGHKEDIDLAVKAAREAFDHGKWPRMSGYERGRIMSKFADLIEEHIEELAALDGVDGGKLFTIGKIMDIPGCIHMLRYYAGAADKIHGETLKIAGEYQGHTLKEPIGVAGIIIPWNFPSTLFFVKVSPALAAGCTMVVKPAEQTPLSALFYAHLAKQAGIPDGVINVVNGFGSEAGAALASHMDVDKIAFTGSPEVGRLIMKASAESNLKTVSLELGGKSPLIIFDDADVDMAVNLARMAIFFNKGEICVAGSRVYVQEGIYDEFVKKAAEAAKSWVVGDPFDPTVQQGPQVDKKQFERVLKYIEHGKTEGATLLTGGKPYGETGYYIEPTIFTDVKENMLIAQDEIFGPVMSLMKFKTVEEAIERANCTRYGLAAGIVTKDLNIANWVARSVRAGTIWINCYFAFDPDCPFGGYKMSGFGRDQGLHAIEKYLQVKSVITPLINSPWL from the exons GCAAAACATTCGAGACGAGGGACCCGCGTAACGGGGAGGTGATCGCGCACATCGCCGAGGGGCACAAAGAAGACATCGACTTGGCCGTGAAGGCCGCCAGAGAAGCGTTCGACCATGGCAAATGGCCCCGCATGTCCGGATAC GAGAGGGGGAGGATCATGTCGAAATTCGCGGACCTGATCGAGGAGCACATCGAGGAACTGGCGGCGCTGGACGGCGTGGATGGCGGGAAGCTGTTCACGATCGGCAAGATCATGGACATCCCCGGCTGCATCCACATGCTGCGGTACTACGCGGGCGCGGCCGACAAGATACACGGCGAGACGCTGAAGATTGCGGGGGAGTACCAGGGGCACACCCTAAAGGAGCCGATCGGCGTCGCCGGGATCATCATACCGTGGAATTTCCCGAGCACCTTGTTCTTCGTCAAGGTCAGCCCCGCCCTCGCCGCCGGCTGCACCATGGTCGTCAAGCCCGCCGAGCAGACCCCGCTCTCTGCGCTCTTCTATGCACATCTGGCTAAGCAG GCTGGGATTCCTGATGGAGTGATCAACGTGGTAAATGGGTTCGGGTCAGAAGCGGGAGCTGCTCTTGCATCTCACATGGATGTAGACAAG atagCGTTTACGGGATCTCCCGAAGTAGGGCGTTTAATTATGAAGGCGTCCGCAGAGAGCAATTTGAAAACCGTCTCACTCGAGCTCGGTGGGAAATCGCCTCTCATTATTTTCGACGATGCTGACGTGGACATGGCCGTTAATCTCGCGCGCATGGCCATTTTCTTcaacaag ggAGAGATTTGTGTGGCTGGATCGCGTGTTTATGTTCAAGAGGGGATTTATGATGAATTCGTTAAGAAAGCCGCAGAAGCTGCGAAAAGTTGGGTGGTTGGAGACCCTTTCGATCCCACCGTTCAACAAGGTCCTCag GTTGATAAGAAGCAATTTGAAAGAGTTCTTAAATACATTGAACATGGGAAAACAGAGGGTGCCACATTATTGACAGGGGGAAAGCCCTATGGTGAAACAGGATACTATATTGAGCCCACCATTTTCACTGATGTTAAG GAGAATATGCTGATTGCGCAAGATGAAATATTTGGTCCAGTGATGTCCCTTATGAAATTCAA GACCGTTGAGGAAGCCATAGAGCGAGCCAACTGCACCAGGTACGGCCTAGCGGCCGGAATCGTGACTAAGGACCTGAACATAGCCAACTGGGTCGCGAGATCGGTTCGCGCCGGAACGATTTGGATCAACTGCTACTTTGCGTTCGACCCCGATTGTCCGTTCGGCGGATACAAGATGAGCGGCTTCGGAAGGGATCAAGGACTGCACGCGATCGAAAAATACCTGCAAGTTAAATCTGTGATCACTCCTCTCATCAATTCACCTTGGCTGTGA